The sequence below is a genomic window from Polaribacter vadi.
GAAAAAAGATATGTTACTGAAATTTTAGTGAACGAATTGTTGTTAATGGGAGGAAAGTAATATTTTTAAAAGTTGATATAACCTAGCCTATTCCTTTTGGAATAGGCTTTTTTTTGGAGAAAAAGTAAAAAATCAATTTATAATAACATTTTAAAAAATAATATCATTTTTTTGTAACTTACAACATCAATTCTAAAATACATAAGATGCCAAATTATACACTAAATATTAATGGAAAAGATCGTGCTGTTTCTGCTGATGAAGACACACCTTTGTTGTGGGTTTTAAGAGACGAACTAAATTTAGTGGGTACAAAATTTGGTTGTGGTATTGCACAATGTGGCGCTTGTACAGTACATATAGATGGCATTGCAACAAGAAGTTGCCAAATGCAAGTTTCTATTTTAGACGATGTAAAAATAACAACGATTGAAGGGTTGTCTGAAGATGGAAAACATCCTGTTCAAGAAGCTTGGAAAGAAATTGATGTACCACAATGTGGGTATTGTCAAGCAGGGCAAATTATGACAGCTTCTGCCTTTTTAGCTGAAAATAAAAACCCATCTGAAGAAGAAATAAGACAAGCAATGCATGGCAATATTTGCAGATGTGCTTCTTATAATAGAATTGAAAAAGCTGTAAAAGTGGCTGCAGAAAAAATGTCTTAACATAAAAATTGTTTCTCTTAATTTTATCTAGAGAAAACCTCAAATTGTTTTTCCTGTAAAATAGGAACTTAAATTACACAAAAATGAAATCTCAACTTAATACAAATTTTAGTAGAAGAAACTTTTTAAAAACGTCGGTTTTAGCAGGTGGAGGAATGTTGATTGGTTTTAACTTCTTAACAGCATGTAAAAAAGAAGTAGCAATGCCAGTAGATGTTGCAAGTCTAAACTTCAACGATTTTAATGCATTTATAAAAATTTCTGATGAAGGTTATGTAACAATTTTTTCTCCAAATCCAGAAATTGGGCAAGGAGTAAAAACTGCAATGCCAATGATTATTGCAGAAGAATTAGATGCAGATTGGAGCAAAGTAACAGTAGCTCAAGGTGCTTTAGATACTAAAAATTTCACAAGGCAAGTTGCAGGAGGAAGTCAATCTATAAGAAGTAGTTGGGATGCATTAAGGCAAACAGGAGCAACTGCAAAACAAATGTTAGTAAATGCTGCAGCTGCAAAATGGAATGTAGATGCATCAACATTAAAAACATCAAAAGGAATTATAACCAATGCAAATGGAGACCAATTAGGTTATGGAGAAGTTGTAAAAGAAGCTGCTTTATTGGAAGTTCCTGAAAATGTAAAACTAAAGGAAATTGAAGATTTTACAATTATTGGTAAAGATGCTATAAATGTAGATATTGATGAAATCATCACAGGAAAACCTTTATTTGGTTTAGATTATAAAGCTGAAGGAATGGCTATAGCAGTTGTTTTAAGACCACCAGCTTTTGGTCAAAAATTAGTAGATTTTGATGCTACCAAAGCAAAAGCTGTAAATGGAGTTTCAGAGGTGATAAAATTTGGTGATAAAATTGCTGTTTTAGCAACATCAACTTGGGCAGCAATGAAAGGTAAAAAAGCCTTAACTGCAAATTATAAAGATGATCATCCAGAAAGTACAGAAAATCACGATAAAATTTTAACGGATATTTTAGATGGTAAAAAGTTTGAGACTAGACGTGAAGATGGAAATATAAAACAAGCTTTTGCAACTGCAGACAAAGTGATTGAAAGAACTTATCATTCACCTTTTTTGCCTCATAATTGTTTAGAACCAATGAATTTTTATGCGGATGTTACAGCAGATA
It includes:
- a CDS encoding (2Fe-2S)-binding protein — protein: MPNYTLNINGKDRAVSADEDTPLLWVLRDELNLVGTKFGCGIAQCGACTVHIDGIATRSCQMQVSILDDVKITTIEGLSEDGKHPVQEAWKEIDVPQCGYCQAGQIMTASAFLAENKNPSEEEIRQAMHGNICRCASYNRIEKAVKVAAEKMS